The following coding sequences are from one Halorubrum sp. BOL3-1 window:
- the nadE gene encoding NAD(+) synthase — MTDRESAFGHDDAEPAVRSAGNGDDTRDGDRAADETPPLPRSLLPDRDPAIERGRIRSFLADRVSAAGADGVVVNMSGGLDSTVTAAIAVEALGADRVYGLILPCNKVGAPHARDAEAIAEALDIEHDTVHLQPLFAQFGAVVPDRFDLHDEPVQSGNAVARLRMAVAYLAANATDRLVCGTVNRSEVLLGYLTKYGDGAADLFPLGHLYKTAVRALAVELDVPEFVVEKPPTAGFLPGQRDADDLGAPYGVIDPVLHLGVDRGLDPEAVVKRTAAAVADATLTGGASGDGEFAAVDRELVADLLGRHRATAHKRLPPPTPDADLE, encoded by the coding sequence ATGACCGACCGCGAATCGGCGTTCGGTCACGACGACGCCGAACCCGCGGTGCGGTCGGCGGGAAACGGAGACGACACGCGAGACGGCGACCGCGCCGCCGACGAGACGCCGCCGCTCCCTCGCTCGCTACTTCCGGACCGGGACCCCGCGATCGAGCGCGGTCGGATCCGGTCGTTCCTCGCCGATCGGGTGAGCGCCGCTGGCGCCGACGGCGTCGTGGTGAACATGAGCGGCGGACTCGACTCGACGGTGACGGCCGCGATCGCCGTCGAGGCGCTCGGCGCCGACCGCGTGTACGGGCTGATACTCCCGTGTAACAAGGTCGGGGCGCCGCACGCCCGCGACGCCGAGGCGATCGCGGAGGCGCTCGACATCGAACACGACACCGTCCACCTCCAGCCGCTTTTCGCCCAGTTCGGCGCGGTCGTCCCCGATCGGTTCGACCTCCACGACGAACCGGTTCAGTCCGGGAACGCGGTCGCGCGGCTCCGGATGGCCGTCGCGTACCTCGCCGCCAACGCGACGGACCGCCTGGTCTGTGGCACCGTCAACCGCAGCGAGGTCCTCTTGGGGTACCTGACGAAGTACGGCGACGGCGCGGCCGACCTGTTCCCGCTGGGACACCTCTACAAGACGGCCGTCCGAGCGCTCGCGGTCGAGCTTGACGTGCCGGAGTTCGTCGTCGAGAAGCCCCCCACGGCCGGGTTCCTCCCCGGACAGCGCGACGCGGACGACCTCGGTGCCCCCTACGGGGTGATCGACCCCGTCCTCCACCTCGGCGTCGACCGCGGACTCGACCCGGAAGCGGTCGTCAAGCGAACCGCGGCGGCGGTCGCCGACGCCACCCTGACCGGCGGCGCGAGCGGCGACGGCGAGTTCGCGGCCGTCGACCGCGAACTCGTCGCGGACCTGCTAGGCCGCCACCGCGCGACGGCCCACAAGCGGCTCCCGCCGCCGACGCCCGACGCGGACCTGGAGTGA
- a CDS encoding M28 family peptidase: protein MTDADETEPSSWAAVERVRERATALAPALGATWTDDEPWTFLTDLTAIGSRMAGSEGERRAAGLVADAFERAGLADVRTEPFGLPTWERGAASLDVTVSGRDGEPATRSFEALALPYSPGGDAAGELVDVGYGTPEEIDDRDVDGRIAVASTTTPSGGRFFHRMEKFGYAVDAGAVGFVFVNHLDGQLPPTGSLTFGEEAEAVAVGVSKETGAWLREYAVGSGRKRGGGADAVGGTSDGRTTESGPVVRAELSVEASTTPGESRNVLGRAGPDTDERVLLLAHYDAHDIAEGALDNGCGIATVATAADILAGADLQVGVDVVAVGAEEVGLLGAERLAEGVDLDRVKGVVNVDGAGRFRDLVALAHASTATASVAEAVSAATRQPIEVDAQPHPFSDQWPFVRRGVPALQLHSDSGDRGRGWGHTHADTRDKVDDRNVREHAMLTALLVTEFAAPERDLPRLDRGELAAAFREADFETGMRAADLWPADWD from the coding sequence ATGACCGACGCCGACGAAACCGAGCCGAGTTCGTGGGCCGCAGTCGAGCGTGTGCGCGAGCGGGCGACCGCGCTCGCCCCCGCGCTCGGCGCGACGTGGACCGACGACGAACCGTGGACTTTCCTCACCGACCTCACCGCGATCGGGAGCCGTATGGCCGGCAGCGAGGGGGAGCGACGGGCCGCCGGACTCGTCGCGGACGCCTTCGAGCGCGCGGGACTCGCGGACGTGCGGACGGAGCCGTTCGGTCTCCCGACCTGGGAGCGCGGGGCGGCGTCGCTCGACGTGACCGTCTCGGGCCGGGACGGGGAGCCGGCGACGCGCTCGTTCGAGGCGCTCGCGCTCCCGTACTCGCCGGGCGGGGACGCGGCCGGCGAACTCGTCGACGTCGGCTACGGCACCCCTGAAGAGATCGACGACCGCGACGTGGACGGCCGGATCGCGGTCGCCTCGACGACGACCCCCTCGGGCGGCCGGTTCTTCCACCGCATGGAGAAGTTCGGCTACGCGGTCGACGCGGGCGCGGTCGGCTTCGTGTTCGTCAACCACCTCGACGGGCAGCTCCCGCCCACCGGGTCGCTCACGTTCGGTGAGGAGGCCGAGGCGGTCGCCGTCGGCGTCTCGAAGGAGACCGGCGCGTGGCTCCGCGAGTACGCGGTCGGGAGCGGGCGAAAAAGAGGAGGCGGGGCCGACGCGGTCGGCGGCACGAGTGACGGGCGAACAACCGAGTCGGGGCCCGTCGTGCGGGCCGAACTCTCCGTCGAGGCGTCGACGACACCGGGAGAGAGCCGGAATGTGCTCGGGCGCGCCGGGCCGGATACCGACGAGCGCGTCCTCCTCTTAGCCCACTACGACGCCCACGACATCGCGGAGGGCGCGCTCGACAACGGCTGCGGGATCGCGACGGTCGCGACCGCGGCCGATATTCTGGCGGGCGCCGACCTCCAGGTCGGGGTCGACGTCGTCGCGGTCGGCGCCGAGGAGGTCGGACTGCTCGGCGCGGAACGCCTCGCGGAGGGCGTCGATCTCGACCGGGTGAAGGGCGTGGTCAACGTCGACGGCGCCGGGCGGTTCCGCGACCTCGTCGCGCTCGCGCACGCCTCGACGGCGACCGCGTCGGTCGCGGAGGCGGTGTCGGCGGCGACGCGCCAGCCGATCGAGGTCGACGCGCAGCCGCACCCGTTCTCCGACCAGTGGCCGTTCGTGCGCCGCGGCGTGCCGGCGCTCCAACTCCACAGCGACTCGGGCGACCGCGGTCGAGGGTGGGGCCACACACACGCCGACACCCGCGACAAGGTCGACGACCGGAACGTCCGCGAACACGCGATGCTGACCGCGCTGCTCGTCACCGAGTTCGCGGCGCCCGAGCGCGACCTGCCGCGGCTCGACCGAGGCGAGCTCGCGGCCGCGTTCCGCGAGGCGGACTTCGAGACGGGGATGCGCGCCGCCGACCTCTGGCCGGCCGACTGGGACTGA
- the rqcH gene encoding ribosome rescue protein RqcH, translating into MDQKRELSSVDLAALVTELNRYEGAKVDKAYLYDDDLLRLKLRDFDRGRVELMIEVGDVKRAHAADPDNVADAPGRPPNFAKMLRNRMSGADFAGVEQYEFDRILTFEFEREDQNTTIVAELFGQGNVAALDETGEVVGSLSTVRLKSRTVAPGAQYEYPASRLNPLDVSRGGFDRHMRESDSDVVRTLATQLNLGGLYAEEVCTRADVEKETPIEEVTDDQLRALHDALSRIDERVRSGNIDPRVYEESVDGDGNADGDGDGDEDGNGDADAEPRVVDVTPFPLAEHEDLPSVGFDSFNTAVDEYFHRLEREGTADDESPADASPSRPEFEEEIAKQERIIEQQQGAIEGFEEQAQAERERAELLYANYDLVDDVLSTVREAREDEVPWAEIQKTLSAGAERGIPAAEAVVDVDGEDGTVTVELARETGDETGGGNGGDETVRIELDASEGVEVNADRLYQEAKRVEEKKTGAIAAIESTREELAAVEERKAEWEATDAADGGSAGDGDEGGEDDEEHEADWLSRSSIPIRSPDDWYDRFRWFHTSTGYLVIGGRNADQNEELVKKYMSKHDRFFHTQAHGGPVTILKASGPSESAEPVDFSEETLREAAQFAVSYSSVWKDGRGAGDAYMVEPDQVSKTPESGEYVEKGSFVIRGDRTYLEDAPCRIAVGVQCEPITRAIGGPPSAIVDRAAAHVTFEPGMYAQNDAAMMAYRNLKERFTDQSFVRKVASADRLQEFLPSGGSDIAD; encoded by the coding sequence ATGGACCAGAAGCGGGAGCTGTCGAGCGTCGACCTCGCGGCCCTCGTCACCGAGCTCAATCGGTACGAGGGCGCGAAGGTCGACAAGGCGTACCTCTACGACGACGACCTGCTCCGGCTGAAGCTCCGCGACTTCGACCGCGGCCGCGTCGAACTGATGATCGAGGTGGGCGATGTCAAGCGCGCGCACGCCGCCGACCCCGACAACGTCGCGGACGCGCCGGGCCGCCCGCCGAACTTCGCGAAGATGCTCCGCAACCGCATGTCCGGGGCCGACTTCGCGGGCGTCGAACAGTACGAGTTCGACCGCATCCTCACCTTCGAGTTCGAGCGCGAGGACCAGAACACGACGATCGTCGCCGAGCTGTTCGGCCAGGGGAACGTCGCCGCCCTCGACGAGACCGGCGAGGTCGTCGGCTCGCTGTCGACGGTCCGGCTCAAGTCTCGCACCGTCGCGCCCGGCGCGCAGTACGAGTACCCCGCCTCGCGGCTGAACCCCCTCGACGTGAGCCGCGGCGGCTTCGACCGGCACATGCGCGAGTCGGACAGCGACGTGGTGCGAACCCTCGCCACCCAGCTCAACCTCGGCGGACTCTACGCCGAGGAGGTGTGTACCCGCGCCGACGTCGAGAAGGAGACGCCGATCGAGGAAGTGACCGACGACCAGCTCCGAGCGCTCCACGACGCGCTCTCCCGGATCGACGAGCGGGTCCGGTCGGGGAACATCGACCCTCGGGTGTACGAGGAATCGGTCGACGGTGACGGGAACGCTGACGGGGACGGTGACGGCGACGAGGACGGAAACGGCGACGCAGACGCCGAACCCCGCGTCGTCGACGTCACGCCCTTCCCGCTCGCGGAACACGAGGACCTCCCGAGCGTCGGGTTCGACTCCTTCAACACCGCGGTCGACGAGTACTTTCACCGGCTCGAACGGGAGGGGACCGCCGACGACGAGTCGCCCGCGGACGCGAGCCCCTCCCGCCCGGAGTTCGAGGAGGAGATCGCCAAACAGGAGCGGATCATCGAACAGCAGCAGGGGGCGATCGAGGGGTTCGAAGAGCAGGCGCAGGCGGAACGCGAGCGCGCGGAGCTGCTGTACGCGAACTACGACCTCGTCGACGATGTGCTCTCGACGGTGCGCGAGGCCCGCGAGGACGAGGTGCCGTGGGCGGAGATCCAAAAGACCCTTTCGGCCGGCGCTGAGCGCGGCATTCCGGCCGCGGAGGCGGTCGTCGACGTCGACGGCGAGGACGGAACGGTAACGGTCGAACTCGCCCGCGAGACCGGCGACGAGACCGGCGGCGGGAACGGCGGGGACGAGACCGTCCGGATCGAACTCGACGCGAGCGAGGGCGTGGAGGTCAACGCCGACCGCCTCTATCAGGAGGCGAAGCGCGTCGAGGAAAAGAAGACGGGGGCGATAGCGGCGATCGAGTCGACCCGCGAGGAGCTGGCGGCGGTCGAGGAACGGAAGGCCGAGTGGGAGGCGACGGACGCGGCCGACGGGGGGAGCGCTGGAGACGGAGACGAGGGCGGCGAGGACGACGAGGAGCACGAGGCCGACTGGCTCTCGCGGTCGTCGATCCCGATCCGGAGCCCCGACGACTGGTACGACCGCTTCCGGTGGTTCCACACCTCGACGGGCTACCTCGTCATCGGCGGGCGCAACGCCGACCAGAACGAGGAGCTGGTGAAAAAGTACATGAGCAAACACGACCGGTTCTTCCACACGCAGGCGCACGGGGGGCCGGTGACGATCCTGAAGGCGTCCGGTCCCTCGGAGTCGGCCGAGCCGGTCGACTTCTCCGAGGAGACGCTACGGGAGGCCGCGCAGTTCGCGGTCTCCTACTCGTCCGTCTGGAAGGACGGCCGCGGCGCGGGCGACGCCTACATGGTCGAACCTGACCAAGTGTCGAAAACGCCCGAGAGCGGCGAGTACGTCGAGAAGGGGAGCTTCGTGATCCGCGGCGACCGCACGTACCTCGAGGACGCCCCCTGCCGGATCGCCGTCGGCGTCCAGTGCGAGCCGATCACGCGCGCGATCGGCGGCCCGCCGTCGGCTATTGTCGACCGCGCGGCCGCGCACGTCACCTTCGAACCGGGGATGTACGCGCAAAACGACGCCGCGATGATGGCCTACCGGAACCTGAAAGAGCGGTTCACCGACCAGTCGTTCGTTCGGAAGGTGGCGAGCGCGGACCGGCTTCAGGAGTTCCTCCCGTCGGGTGGGTCGGACATCGCGGACTGA